From Acinetobacter suaedae, one genomic window encodes:
- the dctA gene encoding C4-dicarboxylate transporter DctA, with protein sequence MWQKLKSSLFLQVVLALVLGIIIGISFHDFSLALKPLGDGFISLIKMLIAPIVFCVVVLGLYGANDIKKMGKVGAKTILYFEIVTSVALILGIIVAYVFKPGVGMNIDITKLDGKDLNVYTERANTMGSGSDFLLHIIPKTFVDAFASGDILQVLLIAILFGIALLLIPKHMGDLVCQALEAFSEVFFKMMGLIIRLAPIGVLGSVAYTTAKFGLDSLIQLGYLVLLFYVTCILFVLIILGGILQISGLNIFKFLNYFKAELSIVLGTASSDSVLPQIMKKLKNLGIKDSTVGLVIPTGYSFNLDGFSIYLTLGVIFIAQACNIDLSMHDLLAILLVSLITSKGAHGIPGSALVILAATLSVIPSLPMIGLVLLLSVDWFIGIVRACTNLIGNCVATVAIAHWEKDIDHERARAVLDQRI encoded by the coding sequence ATGTGGCAAAAACTCAAATCCAGTTTATTTCTTCAGGTCGTTCTTGCATTAGTCCTTGGTATTATTATCGGGATTAGCTTTCATGATTTTTCTTTAGCATTGAAACCATTGGGTGATGGTTTTATTTCACTGATCAAGATGTTGATCGCACCGATTGTTTTCTGCGTGGTGGTACTTGGGCTGTATGGTGCCAATGACATCAAGAAAATGGGAAAGGTGGGGGCAAAAACAATTTTATACTTTGAGATAGTGACTAGTGTTGCGCTGATCTTGGGAATAATTGTTGCCTATGTATTCAAGCCTGGTGTGGGCATGAATATTGATATCACGAAACTAGACGGAAAGGATTTAAATGTCTATACGGAACGTGCCAACACAATGGGTTCAGGCTCAGATTTTCTTCTACATATTATTCCGAAAACTTTTGTAGATGCATTTGCTAGTGGGGACATTTTACAAGTTTTACTGATTGCAATCCTATTTGGCATTGCTTTATTGCTGATCCCAAAACATATGGGAGATTTGGTTTGTCAGGCACTTGAAGCATTTTCTGAAGTATTCTTTAAAATGATGGGATTAATCATACGGCTAGCACCGATTGGTGTCTTGGGGTCTGTTGCCTATACCACCGCAAAATTTGGTTTGGACTCATTGATTCAATTGGGTTACTTAGTTTTGCTGTTTTATGTGACTTGTATCTTATTTGTGTTGATTATTTTAGGTGGGATTCTTCAAATCTCCGGCTTAAACATTTTTAAATTCTTAAATTATTTTAAAGCAGAACTGTCCATTGTGTTGGGTACAGCATCTTCTGATTCTGTGTTACCTCAAATTATGAAAAAGCTTAAAAATTTAGGTATCAAAGATTCCACCGTTGGCTTAGTCATTCCCACAGGCTACTCGTTTAATTTAGATGGGTTTTCTATTTACTTAACACTCGGCGTTATTTTTATTGCTCAGGCCTGCAATATTGATTTATCGATGCATGATCTTCTCGCAATTTTATTGGTGTCATTAATCACCTCAAAAGGTGCTCATGGTATTCCAGGCTCTGCATTGGTCATCTTGGCGGCGACATTATCAGTTATCCCAAGCCTTCCAATGATTGGGCTGGTTTTACTATTGTCTGTCGATTGGTTTATTGGAATTGTACGTGCCTGTACCAATCTAATCGGAAACTGCGTGGCAACAGTTGCAATCGCACATTGGGAAAAAGATATTGATCATGAACGCGCACGTGCCGTATTGGATCAGCGGATTTAG
- a CDS encoding TIGR03862 family flavoprotein, whose amino-acid sequence MKSKRIAIIGAGPAGLMAAEVLSQYGYDVDVFEQKPSAARKFLMAGKTGLNISHAEPIQAFIQRYDRAEWLSPWITQWDAKWIQDWMKGLGIESYIGSSGRVFPIEMKAAPLLRAWLKRLAADGVKFYYRHCCVGLSQNQLTIENQSQRFTATYDAIVLACGAVSWSQLGSDGAWQQWLSKDEITPFQASNVGVLKTWSPFMQDCLGQALKRVDAWVVPERKTHGDIVITHYGFESGVIYKLGRDLRSQLAQDQNLQLHLDLLPDISLDQLTKKLQGNKKQSLTNLWRKAGLDHVKINLIREVVEKNLWSDAHQMAEHIKGLIIPLSGFRPIEEAISCAGGIQQAALSPRLQLQSNPYVFCCGEMLDWDAPTGGYLLTACFATGRAVGEGIHHLLA is encoded by the coding sequence ATGAAGTCTAAGCGTATTGCCATTATTGGAGCTGGACCTGCAGGTTTAATGGCTGCGGAAGTTCTTAGTCAATATGGTTATGACGTTGATGTGTTTGAACAAAAACCTTCAGCTGCTCGAAAATTTTTAATGGCGGGTAAAACAGGACTTAATATTTCTCATGCTGAGCCTATACAGGCATTCATCCAACGTTATGACCGTGCTGAATGGTTAAGCCCTTGGATAACGCAATGGGATGCAAAGTGGATTCAAGACTGGATGAAAGGTTTGGGAATTGAATCTTATATCGGTAGTTCTGGGCGGGTATTTCCAATAGAGATGAAAGCAGCGCCGTTACTTCGCGCATGGTTAAAACGATTAGCTGCAGATGGGGTTAAATTTTATTACCGGCATTGCTGTGTGGGTTTATCTCAGAATCAATTGACCATCGAAAACCAAAGCCAACGCTTTACTGCAACTTATGATGCGATTGTACTGGCTTGTGGTGCTGTGTCGTGGTCGCAATTGGGGAGTGATGGAGCGTGGCAGCAATGGCTGTCGAAAGATGAGATTACCCCCTTCCAAGCAAGTAATGTTGGTGTATTGAAAACATGGTCGCCATTTATGCAGGATTGTTTGGGGCAAGCGCTTAAACGTGTTGATGCTTGGGTTGTACCTGAACGTAAGACACATGGCGATATTGTGATTACTCACTATGGTTTTGAAAGTGGCGTGATTTATAAATTAGGGCGTGATCTAAGATCACAGCTTGCTCAAGATCAAAACTTGCAGCTTCATTTAGACTTGTTACCTGATATCAGCCTTGATCAATTAACTAAAAAGTTACAAGGCAATAAGAAGCAGTCACTTACCAATCTTTGGCGCAAAGCAGGTTTGGATCATGTGAAAATTAATTTAATTCGCGAAGTGGTTGAGAAAAATTTATGGTCAGATGCGCATCAAATGGCTGAGCACATCAAAGGACTTATAATTCCTCTCAGTGGGTTTCGTCCAATCGAGGAGGCCATTAGTTGCGCTGGTGGAATTCAGCAAGCGGCATTGTCACCACGGTTACAATTGCAGTCAAATCCTTATGTGTTCTGTTGTGGTGAAATGTTGGACTGGGATGCACCAACTGGGGGGTATTTGTTGACCGCTTGTTTTGCAACAGGACGTGCCGTGGGTGAAGGGATACATCATCTATTGGCTTAG
- a CDS encoding class I SAM-dependent methyltransferase has translation MNMSIRQFQAHRMQAPRDFAVIPNTPICVEIGAGKGKHALLFTGQNPQTTLYAIERTKEKFLAMQKQHQLEVREHLYPIHADALPWIVHALFPAQVEQFFILYPNPEPHNPAQRWLNMPFFEFLLSRLRPNGTITLASNIPSYIDEAEQQLIHVWKLPYEKQKIAADSARTHFEIKYLERGELCQQLVITKPVAYSTRFDDFAPLQGQNEQEQHEV, from the coding sequence GTGAATATGTCGATTCGTCAATTTCAAGCCCACCGAATGCAGGCACCTCGAGATTTTGCTGTGATTCCCAATACGCCGATTTGCGTTGAAATCGGTGCTGGAAAAGGTAAACATGCATTGTTGTTTACAGGGCAGAATCCACAAACAACACTATATGCAATTGAACGAACCAAAGAAAAATTTTTAGCGATGCAAAAACAGCATCAGCTCGAAGTACGTGAACACCTATATCCGATTCATGCGGATGCTTTACCTTGGATCGTACACGCATTATTCCCTGCTCAAGTAGAACAGTTTTTCATTCTTTATCCAAATCCAGAGCCGCATAACCCCGCACAGCGTTGGTTGAATATGCCTTTTTTTGAGTTTTTACTTTCGCGTCTTCGACCGAATGGTACGATTACCTTAGCGAGTAATATTCCTTCATATATTGATGAGGCGGAACAGCAGTTAATTCATGTATGGAAATTACCCTATGAGAAACAAAAAATTGCAGCGGATTCTGCAAGAACACATTTTGAAATTAAATATTTGGAACGGGGTGAGCTTTGCCAACAGTTAGTCATCACAAAACCTGTTGCCTACTCAACCCGATTTGATGATTTTGCACCCTTACAAGGGCAAAATGAGCAAGAGCAACATGAAGTCTAA
- a CDS encoding DNA gyrase inhibitor YacG: MPRTFPCPRCGENSTWEGNEFRPFCSERCKLIDLGAWASDEYKLPTQDAPQADLKRGEDDYED; this comes from the coding sequence ATGCCTCGTACATTCCCCTGCCCACGTTGTGGCGAAAACAGCACTTGGGAAGGCAATGAATTTCGCCCTTTTTGCTCAGAACGCTGCAAATTAATTGATCTAGGTGCTTGGGCCAGTGATGAATATAAACTGCCAACCCAAGATGCACCTCAAGCGGATTTAAAGCGTGGTGAAGATGATTATGAGGACTAA
- a CDS encoding dipeptidase, with the protein MNHGTFPVFDGHNDVLTRLWLSDHSNPAQAFIHDRLAGHLDLTRCQQAGFVGGMFAIFLPPYSYVQQYHPNKLFDPTASDFTQQQIEQICLEQLDLAKQLAQYSNNIQICTTVQDIQHCLTQQKLAIVLHMEGAEALQLNPDLLDVFYEAGLRSIGPLWNRPSRFGHGLNAKFPHSPDTGAGLTHEGKAFIKRCADKKMVVDVSHMNERAFGDTVDILQQPIVATHSNVHALCPQARNLTDAQLSAIRDSKGIVGVNFDVAFLRKDGQREANTPIDVLLEHLEYLIDRMGEDHVGFGSDFDGALISTEIEDVTGLHGLIERMQERHYSTELITKICWHNWLNVLNRIWM; encoded by the coding sequence ATGAACCATGGCACGTTTCCTGTTTTTGATGGCCATAACGATGTACTCACGCGTTTGTGGTTAAGCGATCATAGCAATCCTGCTCAAGCTTTTATCCACGATCGTTTAGCAGGACATCTCGATTTAACACGTTGCCAACAAGCCGGTTTTGTTGGTGGCATGTTTGCTATTTTCTTACCTCCATACAGCTATGTTCAGCAGTACCATCCCAACAAACTTTTTGATCCAACTGCATCTGACTTTACACAACAACAAATTGAACAAATTTGTTTAGAACAACTCGATTTAGCAAAACAACTTGCTCAGTATTCTAACAATATCCAAATTTGCACAACGGTTCAGGATATTCAGCACTGCTTAACACAACAAAAGTTAGCGATTGTATTACACATGGAAGGTGCTGAAGCACTCCAGCTCAATCCAGATTTACTCGATGTATTTTATGAGGCTGGGCTTCGTAGTATCGGTCCACTTTGGAATAGGCCCAGTCGTTTTGGACATGGTTTAAATGCCAAGTTCCCTCATTCACCGGATACAGGAGCAGGTCTTACTCACGAGGGCAAAGCATTTATAAAACGCTGTGCTGATAAAAAAATGGTGGTTGATGTTTCTCACATGAACGAACGTGCTTTTGGGGATACAGTTGACATTCTCCAACAACCAATCGTCGCGACCCATTCGAATGTCCATGCTTTATGTCCACAAGCGAGAAACTTAACAGACGCTCAGCTCAGTGCAATTCGAGATTCTAAAGGCATCGTCGGTGTAAATTTTGACGTCGCATTTTTGCGTAAAGATGGGCAGCGTGAAGCGAACACGCCCATTGATGTACTTTTAGAGCATCTCGAATATTTAATAGATCGAATGGGTGAAGATCATGTTGGCTTCGGCTCTGATTTTGATGGCGCACTGATTAGCACTGAAATTGAAGATGTTACTGGTCTACACGGACTTATCGAGCGAATGCAGGAACGTCATTATTCAACAGAATTGATTACCAAAATTTGTTGGCATAACTGGTTGAATGTGTTGAATCGAATTTGGATGTAA
- the pqqE gene encoding pyrroloquinoline quinone biosynthesis protein PqqE, whose translation MTHGVGLPLWLLAELTYRCPLQCPYCSNPLDYAQHKNELTTQEWFEVFDQARQMGAVQLGFSGGEPLVRQDLEQLVAHAHQLGFYTNLITSGMGLTEQRISHLKHVGLDHIQISFQASDPVVNDALAGSKHAFEQKYEMCQLVKKYDYPMVLNFVIHRHNIDQIDKIIELCLELNADTVELAICQFYGWAFLNRQGLLPTQEQLIRAERITNEYREKLKAQNHPCKLIFVVPDYYEERPKACMNGWGKIFFTVAPDGMALPCHAARQLPISFPNVREQSLSNIWYESTGFNHFRGDAWMPEGCRNCPDKDRDFGGCRCQAYMLTGDANNADPVCGKSPYHQVIEQARAESELDSTLEKLMFRNSRNSKQFTVQQNIPVQNIADE comes from the coding sequence ATGACCCATGGTGTTGGTTTGCCTCTATGGCTATTAGCGGAGCTAACGTATCGGTGTCCGCTACAATGTCCATATTGCTCAAATCCTTTAGACTACGCACAACACAAAAATGAACTGACCACGCAAGAGTGGTTTGAGGTTTTTGATCAGGCACGTCAAATGGGGGCTGTCCAACTAGGGTTCTCTGGCGGTGAACCTTTGGTGCGTCAGGATTTGGAACAACTGGTTGCACATGCACACCAACTTGGATTCTACACTAACTTGATTACCTCTGGCATGGGACTTACCGAGCAGCGTATTTCTCATTTAAAACACGTTGGTCTAGATCATATTCAAATTAGCTTTCAAGCGAGTGATCCAGTCGTCAATGATGCTTTGGCAGGTTCAAAGCATGCTTTTGAACAAAAGTATGAAATGTGCCAACTGGTTAAGAAATATGATTATCCAATGGTCCTTAATTTTGTGATTCATCGGCATAATATTGACCAGATTGATAAAATTATCGAACTTTGCCTTGAACTTAATGCAGATACAGTCGAGTTAGCAATTTGTCAGTTTTATGGATGGGCTTTTTTAAACCGCCAAGGTTTATTACCGACACAAGAGCAATTGATCCGTGCTGAACGTATTACCAATGAATATCGGGAAAAGTTAAAAGCGCAAAATCATCCTTGTAAACTTATTTTTGTGGTGCCTGATTATTACGAGGAAAGACCAAAAGCCTGTATGAATGGCTGGGGCAAAATCTTCTTTACAGTCGCTCCAGATGGTATGGCGCTGCCTTGTCATGCAGCAAGACAATTACCGATTTCTTTCCCAAATGTTCGTGAGCAGAGCCTTTCCAATATTTGGTATGAATCGACCGGTTTTAACCACTTCCGTGGCGATGCATGGATGCCAGAAGGTTGTCGTAATTGCCCTGATAAAGATCGTGATTTTGGTGGCTGTCGTTGCCAAGCCTATATGTTAACCGGCGATGCAAACAATGCAGACCCTGTCTGTGGCAAATCGCCGTATCATCAAGTGATTGAACAGGCACGTGCCGAGAGTGAACTCGATTCAACGCTAGAAAAACTGATGTTTCGTAATAGCCGGAATTCAAAACAATTTACGGTTCAACAAAACATTCCTGTTCAAAATATTGCAGATGAATAG
- the pqqD gene encoding pyrroloquinoline quinone biosynthesis peptide chaperone PqqD → MNKEQFDVNLVPTWRQGYRFQFEPAQNGFVILYPEGMITLNESAGAIGQYIDGKNNVSDIITQLKQQFGDIAEIDNDVIDYMLVAQQQHWIDFR, encoded by the coding sequence ATGAATAAAGAACAATTTGATGTAAATCTTGTGCCGACATGGCGACAAGGTTATCGCTTTCAATTTGAACCTGCTCAAAATGGTTTTGTGATTTTATATCCTGAAGGCATGATTACTTTGAATGAAAGTGCAGGAGCCATTGGACAGTATATTGATGGAAAAAATAATGTTTCCGACATTATTACCCAGCTGAAACAGCAATTTGGCGATATAGCTGAAATTGACAATGATGTCATTGATTACATGTTAGTTGCCCAGCAACAACATTGGATTGATTTTAGATGA
- the pqqC gene encoding pyrroloquinoline-quinone synthase PqqC, with translation MTQTPEALTTEQFKQAIIDKGQYYHIYHPFHVMMYEGKATQKQIQAWVANRYYYQINIPLKDAAIMANCPDQRVRQEWIQRMIDQDGEYPDGGGREAWLRLAEAVGLSREQVISEELVLPGVRFAVDAYVNFARRASWREAASSSLTELFAPQIHQSRLESWPQHYPWIDDKGYEYFRSRLSQARRDVEHGLTITLDSFTTHEQQQRMLEILQFKLDILWSILDALTLAYVHNQAPYHSVTQERVWHKGLFK, from the coding sequence ATGACTCAAACACCTGAAGCTTTAACAACTGAGCAATTCAAACAGGCTATTATTGATAAAGGTCAGTACTATCATATCTATCATCCATTTCACGTGATGATGTATGAAGGGAAGGCCACTCAAAAACAAATTCAGGCTTGGGTTGCGAACCGCTACTATTATCAGATCAATATTCCGTTAAAAGATGCTGCGATCATGGCAAATTGTCCTGATCAGCGTGTGCGTCAGGAATGGATTCAACGCATGATTGATCAGGATGGTGAGTATCCTGATGGCGGTGGCCGAGAAGCATGGTTACGCTTGGCAGAAGCGGTTGGGCTTAGCCGTGAACAGGTTATCTCTGAAGAATTAGTTTTGCCGGGTGTGCGATTTGCCGTAGATGCTTATGTCAATTTTGCACGCCGTGCCTCATGGCGTGAAGCAGCAAGTAGTTCTCTAACCGAACTATTTGCACCTCAAATTCATCAGTCCCGTCTTGAATCATGGCCACAGCATTATCCTTGGATTGATGACAAAGGCTATGAATATTTCCGTTCTCGTTTAAGTCAGGCACGCCGAGATGTTGAACATGGTTTAACAATTACCCTTGATTCATTTACCACACATGAACAACAACAAAGAATGCTGGAAATATTACAGTTTAAACTGGATATTTTATGGAGCATTTTAGATGCGTTAACACTGGCATATGTACACAATCAAGCACCATATCACAGCGTGACCCAAGAACGTGTATGGCACAAAGGACTATTCAAATGA
- the pqqB gene encoding pyrroloquinoline quinone biosynthesis protein PqqB → MHIYILGSAAGGGFPQWNCNCPNCHGVRTGTMNAKARTQSSIAISENGMDWVLLNASPDIRQQLFDFKAAQPARQLRDTGIRSVILMDSQLDHTTGLLTLREGCPMDVWCTDMVYQDLTTGFPVFNMLKHWNGGLQYHPIDPKKAFKIDGFGRLEFIPFIIQSAAPPYSPHRHDPHEGDNIALIIKDHKTQKQLFYAPGLGKIDDHVMQIMQNSDCVMIDGTLWTDDEMQQTGVGKKTGREMGHLHISGEGGSLSYLNQLSTLKKVLIHINNTNPILNEDSAQFAELKANGIEVAYDGMQIEL, encoded by the coding sequence ATGCATATTTATATTTTAGGTTCAGCTGCTGGGGGAGGATTTCCTCAGTGGAATTGTAATTGTCCTAACTGTCATGGTGTACGTACAGGCACGATGAATGCCAAAGCTCGCACACAATCTTCGATTGCGATTTCTGAAAATGGAATGGATTGGGTTTTACTCAATGCTTCCCCAGATATTCGCCAGCAATTGTTTGATTTCAAGGCTGCACAACCTGCTCGACAGTTAAGAGATACAGGGATTCGCAGTGTTATCTTAATGGATAGCCAACTTGACCATACCACAGGGCTGTTGACTCTACGTGAAGGTTGCCCAATGGATGTCTGGTGTACTGACATGGTCTATCAAGATCTCACCACAGGTTTTCCAGTATTCAATATGCTGAAACACTGGAATGGTGGTCTTCAGTATCATCCTATTGATCCTAAAAAAGCGTTTAAAATTGATGGCTTTGGTCGTTTGGAGTTTATCCCTTTTATTATCCAAAGTGCTGCACCGCCATATTCACCTCATCGCCACGATCCGCATGAAGGTGACAACATTGCCTTAATCATCAAAGATCATAAAACACAGAAACAGTTGTTCTATGCACCAGGGCTTGGAAAGATTGATGATCACGTTATGCAGATTATGCAAAATTCTGACTGTGTCATGATTGATGGCACACTCTGGACAGATGATGAAATGCAGCAAACCGGTGTAGGTAAAAAAACTGGTCGTGAAATGGGGCATTTACATATTAGTGGTGAAGGTGGTTCGCTGTCTTATTTAAACCAACTCAGTACACTGAAGAAAGTACTGATTCATATTAACAACACCAATCCGATTTTAAATGAAGACTCTGCTCAATTTGCTGAACTAAAAGCAAATGGTATAGAGGTTGCCTATGATGGCATGCAGATTGAACTCTAA